The DNA window AAAATTCCGGAAGAGATCGTCAATGCGCAAAAAGTAAGCACGCAGTTTATAAAATTGAGATTCCGGAATCGCCTCTTTGATATCATTAATCTAAAAGGAGAATCCATCCTTAAAAACCCGTATCACGAGATTTTGTCTGCAGGTAATGGGCTGGCGAAAGTTAGGTTGGGGGAGCAATGGGGATTAATTACAGCTTCCGGCAGAGAAATACTGAGCCTCGAATACGACAGCATTAAAAGCTATCATTACGGAAGACTTGCCCTAAAGAAATCAGGCAAATGGTTCTTTATTACGGAAAATCTATTTCCCGTCAATGATTCATTGTACGATATGGTTACAGACTTTTTTGCAACCGGTGCTATGGTTAAGAAAGCTAATAAATGGTCATTGATAAACCGGGAGGGCCAAGTGCTTTTTGCCGGAATGGATTCATTGCTTTATAATAGTGGAAAGCTTTTTGCAAAAAATAATAACCAATGGTTTCTATTGCCCGAAAAAGCAGAATCGGAAAAATTTTCTGATATTAATTTTAAAGATAATATCAATTCATGCCGTGTAAAAAAAGAGGGGAAATGGGCTGTTTATGATTTTGAGAACTCAATCTATTTAATTGACCCGGAATATTCCTCAATTGAATTCATTTCAAATGAAAAAATCATGGTTGAAAAAGCTGATAATTTTGGATTAATAGATATAAGTGAAAATTCTCTTATTCCTGTTGAATACAGCAATCTGGAATGGCAGCCCGGCTATAGAAATAATCTCTTTATAGCTAAAAAAGACGACTATGTATTGGTTGATGAAAAGAACAAGGTTATCCTTAACAGTTCTTATCCAATAATCAGACAAGGCAAACTATTTATTGTTAAAGACGAGAAAAAGCAGTACTTGTATCAGGCAGACGGAGATTTAATATATGAAGATAAAATTGATTCCATATTTGTAATGAGTAGCTCAAATTTTTTTGCTATTAGGCAAAAAGGGAAATGGGGCTTAATGGATGTGAAAGGCAAAGAAATTCTGGATAGGGATTATGATAATATTCAATTTCTTACGGACAAGCACTTCGCATTAGAGAGCGATGGTATTTGGGAAGTTTTTAAGGAAAATGGCAATCTGGTTATTGATAAAAGTCTAACAATAAAGGAGTTCGTGAATGTTTTTGACAAAAGTGTAATTGTGAATACAGAAAATGGATTGATTTGGCTGGATTATCAATCCAAAATAATTGCAAAAAACCCTCAGGAATATAAAATACTAAATTCCCGAAATCTGGCCATTAAAAAATCAAATCAATGGTTATTGTTTGATCGTGAAGGCCGGTCACTCAGCAATATCAAATTTGATTCGATTCTGAACAAAAATGGATTGGAATTACTCCAATCCAATTCAAAACAATACCATGTGAATTCCAATGGCAAATTAAGCGTGTATTTGCCTTTTGATTAATTTTATTCTACCCTGAGCACCATGGTTTGATAGAGGACGGGGCTGTCAAGATTATTTATTTCAATGAGTTTTTTAACCGTTGTGTTATGTGCAACGGCAATATCGTATAAAGTATCTCCGTCTTTTACAACATAGGTTCCGGGACCTGCAGCAATTTTATTGCCTGATTTATCTATCACCTTTATGGCATCGCCAATTTGAATAATTTCAGAGCTAATATTATTCAATTCTTTAATTTCCCTTACCGTCATTCCATAACTGTAAGCAATTCTAAATAGCGTCTCCATAGGTTTTACGATATGATAAGATTGCCCAGTTGGGAGATCGGGTAATGCTTTTGATGAACCTGATATATTTGAGGACCCTGAGGTTTGAACAACAGCGGCAGAATGACGTCCCGGTTCTTCCATACCTTTATATTTATCGCTGGAAGCAGAAGCCATGGAAATCGGAGCGATAAGGCCATTATCACCTGTTTTTCTTACTCTCAAAGGTATGAAGGCCCTAAGATCCGTATCGCTACTAATATTGTTTAATTTCTTTAATTCTTCGGGCGTCATATTAAATTCATTGGCTACCTGCTCAAGGCTTTGCTTTGGTTCCACGATGTAAGTCATGACCGGTGAATTGTAACCCGAGCCCCCAACCACGTAAAATTCAACTCTTCTATTTAATTGTCTACCTATAGGAGTTTCATTAGAAGCGATGGGTTTATTCGCTCCAACCGCATTAATGACGATCGAACTTCTGTTTACGCCCTTTTCCTCCAGGTATTCGATTACAGACAATCCTCTCTTTTTAGCCAATTCCTGATTGTACTCGTCGGTTCCCAAATTATCGGTATTGGCGTATACCTCTACCTGAACTTTTTCAGTGGATTTTAGATAAGAGGCCAAATCATCCAGGGTCTTTTTTGCTTCTTTTCTGATGTTGTAATCATTGAAATCAAAATAAATATTTTCAAAGACAACCCTTTCTGTCGTTTTCTGACTCATCCATTTTATTCTCACATCGTCAATCTGAAATTTGATGTCTGCAGTTAATCTTGGATCATCTTCATCAATCAAAATTCTATAGTCTTTATCAGAATCCAGTTCCTGGAATCGTGCGATACCCTCCATGTTGGTTTTTCCTCTTTTGAGAATTAACCCATTGTCATCCACCAATACTACAGAGACATCGGCAGCTGGATCTCCGGAATTGGCATAACTCAATTTTGATAAAATAGACATGGAATTAAATTGCTCAATGATCTCTTTGGTAATCGTTGCTAAAATGGCTCCTTCTCTTTCCGCATTGATATTGAATTCACCTCCCTTGCCTTTGTAAATTACATCAGCATAAACATTTTCATCGTTATTCTCTAAAACGAGTTTATAGCTCTGATCCGGCGAAAGATCATCAAATGACATTGATCCTAATTCATCCGACATCGCTTTTAAAAGAGTATTTCCATTGGCATCAGTTAGCAAGACCGGAATATCGACGGCCGGTTCTCCTCCAGGTTCGTAAAATAAATTCGTGATGAGTGAGAAATTACCCTCTTTGGTTAGATCGTCTTTGGTGAATTCTGCCAGGAGCAATTCCTTGCTTTCTATATTGAAATAATAAATATCATCATTCCCTTTTCCTCCTTCTCTGTTTGAAGAAAGCAATCCTTTATCTTTACCAACTGACAGATAGAATTCATCTCTGTTGGTGTTAAAAGGCAATCCCATATTCGTGACCCTTTCAAATTTTGCACCCTGAGCTTTGTAAATATCAAGACCGCCGAAACCCTGTCTGCCATTACTTGCGAAAAACAATGTTGAATCATCCTCATCATAAAATGGTGCAATGTCTTGAAATTTTGTATTCAAATTGCCCATATTTCTTGCGGGTAGCCAACTTTCATCTCCTCTTTTTCGGCTAAACCAAAGATCGTTTTGCCCTCTGCCATCCGGACGATCCGAAACAAAGATCATGGTATCGCCACCGGCTGTTAAGGTGGGTTGTTTTGTTTCGTAACCTCTTCGGTTGATATTATCATTTAATCTCACCCCTTCGGTCCATTTTCCATCAACCAAAGTGGACACATATATCGCACAAGGGTAGTCTTTTTCAATACATGAGGTATAATAGAATTTTTTTAAATCCTTTGTAAACACACCTGCACCATCATTTCTAACTGTGTTAACATTACTAAATTCGTCATCATCGGAGTATTCGGACCACTCTCGCCCTTGCAGTTTAAATCGAAATAAATCGCTGAATTCTTCGCCAAGCCGCGTATCCTTGTCCTTTCCTTTTGTTCCCTGTCTTGCGGATGCAAAAACGATTGAGGTATCACCTTCATAAAAGTTTGGTGCATATTCGGAGTTGGCTGTATTAACGGGGCTTGGAAGATTGACAAATTCGTAATTACGAATGGGTTTTTTAAGTTCTTTTAAGGCCAGAATACAGCCATTACGTTCCAGCTCTGCATCTTCTTTAATCATCCTGTCTTCGGGACTTACTGCTTTAAAATTGGATAAGAATGAATCAAACTGAAGCTTCGACAATTCGTATTTTCCGTTACTCTTTAGCATCATCGCATACCAAAAGCCAACCAAAGGCACCTCATCATCACCCATGGCTAGTGTTTTTGAATATTGCTTTTCGGCATTTTCGTAATCATAATAATACCGATAGCATTCTGCCAATTGATAGTTGGCATAAATATTATTTGGATTCTCCTCTAATTCTTTACCGTAGTAGTCAGCTGCAAGATAGTATTCCTGGTTCTCAAAATAAGAGTCAGCAATTTTGACATTCTGAGATGGTTTTTTCTTATCCTGGGCTTGAGACAGATTAACAATTATAAAGGAACAAAGGAAAAAAGCAATTACTGCAAATACCTGTTTTCTCATT is part of the Hyphobacterium sp. CCMP332 genome and encodes:
- a CDS encoding WG repeat-containing protein, producing the protein MKKLFLLLLLNICVLISTVAQSSSCPDDLLPRRFMSNGKMGFVDLFDNWKIKPKYFEVSPFENRFAKVRFGDFYGMINCEGKEVVPPKFEELSFFSFGRIWAKDAEGWHLWDSSGTELTKIAFDDYKRASIWHSNAWVKKNGKWKILDEVDGQIICEKEFTMVKLLSDTLSLVSNDSYFAIINHKNCQFKIPEEIVNAQKVSTQFIKLRFRNRLFDIINLKGESILKNPYHEILSAGNGLAKVRLGEQWGLITASGREILSLEYDSIKSYHYGRLALKKSGKWFFITENLFPVNDSLYDMVTDFFATGAMVKKANKWSLINREGQVLFAGMDSLLYNSGKLFAKNNNQWFLLPEKAESEKFSDINFKDNINSCRVKKEGKWAVYDFENSIYLIDPEYSSIEFISNEKIMVEKADNFGLIDISENSLIPVEYSNLEWQPGYRNNLFIAKKDDYVLVDEKNKVILNSSYPIIRQGKLFIVKDEKKQYLYQADGDLIYEDKIDSIFVMSSSNFFAIRQKGKWGLMDVKGKEILDRDYDNIQFLTDKHFALESDGIWEVFKENGNLVIDKSLTIKEFVNVFDKSVIVNTENGLIWLDYQSKIIAKNPQEYKILNSRNLAIKKSNQWLLFDREGRSLSNIKFDSILNKNGLELLQSNSKQYHVNSNGKLSVYLPFD
- a CDS encoding LysM peptidoglycan-binding domain-containing protein codes for the protein MRKQVFAVIAFFLCSFIIVNLSQAQDKKKPSQNVKIADSYFENQEYYLAADYYGKELEENPNNIYANYQLAECYRYYYDYENAEKQYSKTLAMGDDEVPLVGFWYAMMLKSNGKYELSKLQFDSFLSNFKAVSPEDRMIKEDAELERNGCILALKELKKPIRNYEFVNLPSPVNTANSEYAPNFYEGDTSIVFASARQGTKGKDKDTRLGEEFSDLFRFKLQGREWSEYSDDDEFSNVNTVRNDGAGVFTKDLKKFYYTSCIEKDYPCAIYVSTLVDGKWTEGVRLNDNINRRGYETKQPTLTAGGDTMIFVSDRPDGRGQNDLWFSRKRGDESWLPARNMGNLNTKFQDIAPFYDEDDSTLFFASNGRQGFGGLDIYKAQGAKFERVTNMGLPFNTNRDEFYLSVGKDKGLLSSNREGGKGNDDIYYFNIESKELLLAEFTKDDLTKEGNFSLITNLFYEPGGEPAVDIPVLLTDANGNTLLKAMSDELGSMSFDDLSPDQSYKLVLENNDENVYADVIYKGKGGEFNINAEREGAILATITKEIIEQFNSMSILSKLSYANSGDPAADVSVVLVDDNGLILKRGKTNMEGIARFQELDSDKDYRILIDEDDPRLTADIKFQIDDVRIKWMSQKTTERVVFENIYFDFNDYNIRKEAKKTLDDLASYLKSTEKVQVEVYANTDNLGTDEYNQELAKKRGLSVIEYLEEKGVNRSSIVINAVGANKPIASNETPIGRQLNRRVEFYVVGGSGYNSPVMTYIVEPKQSLEQVANEFNMTPEELKKLNNISSDTDLRAFIPLRVRKTGDNGLIAPISMASASSDKYKGMEEPGRHSAAVVQTSGSSNISGSSKALPDLPTGQSYHIVKPMETLFRIAYSYGMTVREIKELNNISSEIIQIGDAIKVIDKSGNKIAAGPGTYVVKDGDTLYDIAVAHNTTVKKLIEINNLDSPVLYQTMVLRVE